GTAATTCGGAAATTTGGTAGTGATTTTTTTATGTAGCTTTTTATAATAATTGCTTACGGGTACCACTATTCTTTTTTCACCTTCGTATGAAAAATAATCTAACTCATAATTTCTATTTCTTGATAACCTTAATCCGGAAACATCATAATTATCGTTTGAAAATAATTTTTTGATAATCTTATCTTCCTTTAGATCGTATAAATAAATTCGAGTTTTATCGCTATCTAAATTAGAGATAACGTAGGCTTCGTGAGGGTTTTTAGAGGCATAATTAAAAGATGAAATACTAAAGTTATCCTTCCAATTTAATTGTTTTAGTATTTCATAATTTTCGCCATCTAGGGTATAATATAAATCTATATTTATACCGTTGCGCATTTTTGCAAACCCTCTTAGATTACCATCTTTATCAAACTCATAACTATTTATAGGATTAGCGGAATCTTCATTTTTGTATAATTGAACTAGCTCGCCACTAATGATATTAATTTTATAGGGTTCGAATATTTGAGGATTATTTTTATTCATAGATATAATCATATGATCTTTATCTTCTTTCAAACCTTCTAGTATTTGAACCTTAACACCCTCGTAAGGGGTTAACTCTTTTTGGTTAGCACCATCAATATCTACACCAAATAAGTGGTAGTTTTCGTTGCCGCCTTTGTCCATTACATAAATTAATCGGTTATCATTAGCCCAACCAAAACCACGAATCAGTTCTTCTTTTTCTTCAATAACTCTCTTGACTTCATTTGTTTCTAAATTTTTTACATAAACATGGTTTTTAGTGTTTTCATCTTTTTCTCTATATGATAAATAAGTTCCATTTGGAGAAAAACTAAATGATCTTGCTTTTGGTTTAGCAAAATAATCTTCAGCATCATATTTGTAATTGGTTGGATTCCAATTTGCTAATTTTTCTAAATCAGCATCTGAAGTAGGAAGCTCCGTGTTGCCAGGAAGCGTTTTTACTGTTTTTGATAATACTAAGGGTAATTCCATACCACCTTGATAAAACGTACCTGTAATGGTGTTTTTTTCTAACTTGCCTACATATTTAATTCCTGCTTGATTAAATTTAATAGTTAATGTATTATCAGTAAAGCGTGTCTCGTCCATGGGGATGTCGGTGGCACCTTGCGATGGACTATCCATAGTAGAGTTGTAAGTTTCATTTTCACTTTTAACATTGAAAAGTAATGGCATTTCAGTGCCTTGAATCGATAATTTTCCTTCCCAAGAACCAACAATGTCCTGAGCTGTTGTTTGAGTTGTAATGCACAAAAAGAAGATTAATGCACCACTAATTTTTAAATGTGTGGTTTTCATTTTATAAAAAATTAAGTAATTATTTATATTAAAAAAATTAATATACAAGGTAATACTATTTAGTTAGTTGATTAAAAGTAAGTTTTGTTACAAAATTGAATGAAAAAAAAGTAAATACTAAAATTCATTTTAAATTTTCATAGCAATCATGCGTCAAAAACGCTTTAAAGATGTTATTTTTGCACGCCTTATATTAAGAAATACATGTCTATATCAAAAACAGAATTAGAAGAAAGAGATGCTGGTAAAAATTTATATAGCTATCAAAAAGGAGCTATTGATAAAATTTTTAAAGCCTTTGAAGAATCTCCAGACGATTATCATTTGCTATACCAATTACCAACAGGTGGAGGTAAAACAGTTATATTCTCAGAAATTGTAAGACAGTATCTTAAACACCATAAAAAGAAGGTGTTGGTATTGACGCATCGTATCGAGTTGTGTAAACAAACGTCTACCATGCTTACCGAATTTGAGGTTGTAAATAAAGT
The genomic region above belongs to Mariniflexile litorale and contains:
- a CDS encoding S9 family peptidase, which gives rise to MKTTHLKISGALIFFLCITTQTTAQDIVGSWEGKLSIQGTEMPLLFNVKSENETYNSTMDSPSQGATDIPMDETRFTDNTLTIKFNQAGIKYVGKLEKNTITGTFYQGGMELPLVLSKTVKTLPGNTELPTSDADLEKLANWNPTNYKYDAEDYFAKPKARSFSFSPNGTYLSYREKDENTKNHVYVKNLETNEVKRVIEEKEELIRGFGWANDNRLIYVMDKGGNENYHLFGVDIDGANQKELTPYEGVKVQILEGLKEDKDHMIISMNKNNPQIFEPYKINIISGELVQLYKNEDSANPINSYEFDKDGNLRGFAKMRNGINIDLYYTLDGENYEILKQLNWKDNFSISSFNYASKNPHEAYVISNLDSDKTRIYLYDLKEDKIIKKLFSNDNYDVSGLRLSRNRNYELDYFSYEGEKRIVVPVSNYYKKLHKKITTKFPNYNYSIADVTDDESKYLIFIQSDKLYGTYYSYDAKKDTFKLLYDLMPNLIEKDMAEMRPITFKSRDGKTIYGYITLPKEALNGKKVPVIVNPHGGPQGIRDSWGFNPEAQLFASRGYATLQVNFRISGGYGKEFLESGFKQIGRKAMDDVEDGLQYVINEGWVDKDNAAIYGGSHGGYAVLRGLTKTPDLYACGVDYVGVSNIFTFFDSFPEYWKPYTEIVKEIWYDSDIPEEKVIMEEVSPVFHIDKIKKPLFVVQGANDPRVNINESDQIVSGLRAKGFDVPYMVKYDEGHGFAKEENSIALYKAMMGFFAKHLKK